One genomic window of Pigmentiphaga litoralis includes the following:
- a CDS encoding TonB-dependent siderophore receptor, with amino-acid sequence MVPDPTSIRREVQQWQLAALSTAVRALLVSLVATNTAVAASNSENSARSSATLPEIAVEGAVEKETASSPVVGYAAMRSATGVKADTPITEVPQSVSVIGAEEIDAKGMRDIEDALNYTPGVSTRTYGHDERGYNFSSIRGFQNGTFSRYLDGIPQLDFIDIAPVTEVFGLERIEVLRGPASATYGQGDVGGIINGVSKRPSLANPIRELRAQFGSFRHKQAAFDYGDRINDTMSFRFVGVKRAGDDQARYPTGESVKTYRDYFAPSFRWQPSAATSVTVLASTTRHSAGDDYGFELDASGNPTNVRQGDPRFSRIVQKGWSVGYEIRHDVNETWGLRQNYRYSDRSVNKRHIRPANLQDDGRTITRGAIHTTGDIEQNTLDSFIEANLRTGVLAHRVIAGVDWTTFKGGQQELEGLAPNLDLYNPIYLPIPSPSTLGEVLGPYRLNSVGTYIQDQMKFGERWLVTLSGRHDDVSGRVAPMGGATDKNRDRALTGRSGITYLAPNGWAPYVSYGTSFQPAIGVYDDFEAKATKGNQWEAGVKFQPANRRLLVTAAVYDLNKTNMIVTDPTTNTRAQVGKMRSRGVELEIKGDITKRLSLTTAFSYTDAEGVKGNTWYVREGLAPVRIPKQLASLWLNYKMTSPLVNDMNVGVGARYVGKRWNDSSNTSRQGGHTLVDASVRYHVNSHWRLAVNATNLFDRRYFSTGLGSWDFGERRTLTATATYTW; translated from the coding sequence ATGGTCCCAGACCCAACTTCTATTCGACGGGAAGTCCAACAGTGGCAGTTAGCGGCTTTAAGTACAGCAGTTCGAGCATTGTTGGTAAGTCTGGTCGCGACAAATACGGCGGTCGCGGCATCGAACTCGGAAAACTCAGCGAGATCGTCTGCCACTTTGCCGGAAATCGCTGTTGAAGGCGCAGTTGAAAAGGAGACCGCTTCATCGCCTGTTGTCGGATACGCAGCGATGCGCAGTGCAACGGGCGTCAAGGCTGACACGCCGATCACCGAAGTCCCGCAATCGGTGTCTGTTATCGGAGCTGAAGAGATTGACGCCAAGGGCATGCGTGACATTGAAGACGCGCTGAATTACACCCCCGGCGTTTCGACCAGAACGTACGGCCATGACGAACGAGGCTACAACTTCAGTTCGATACGCGGCTTCCAAAACGGTACGTTCAGTAGGTATCTGGACGGGATACCTCAACTGGATTTCATTGATATCGCACCGGTAACCGAGGTATTCGGCTTAGAACGCATCGAGGTGCTTCGTGGCCCGGCTTCGGCTACCTATGGACAAGGCGATGTCGGGGGCATCATCAATGGCGTCAGCAAACGCCCATCGCTCGCGAATCCGATCCGAGAACTGCGCGCGCAGTTCGGAAGCTTCCGACACAAGCAAGCTGCCTTTGACTACGGCGATCGCATCAACGACACGATGTCCTTTCGCTTCGTAGGGGTGAAGCGTGCAGGTGACGATCAGGCAAGATACCCCACTGGCGAGTCGGTCAAAACGTATCGTGACTATTTCGCTCCGTCCTTTCGGTGGCAGCCTAGCGCTGCGACATCGGTGACGGTCTTGGCATCGACGACCAGGCATTCTGCAGGCGACGATTACGGCTTCGAGCTAGATGCAAGCGGCAATCCTACCAACGTGCGTCAGGGGGACCCCAGGTTCAGCCGTATCGTGCAAAAGGGCTGGAGCGTAGGTTACGAAATCCGCCATGACGTCAACGAGACATGGGGCTTGAGGCAGAACTATCGATATTCGGACCGCAGTGTCAACAAGCGTCATATACGTCCCGCTAACCTGCAAGATGACGGCAGGACCATCACCCGTGGGGCGATCCATACGACCGGGGATATCGAACAAAACACGTTGGACAGCTTTATCGAAGCAAATCTGCGCACCGGCGTATTGGCTCATCGCGTGATCGCTGGCGTGGATTGGACGACCTTCAAAGGCGGTCAACAGGAGTTGGAAGGCCTCGCGCCAAACCTGGATTTGTACAACCCCATCTACCTTCCGATTCCATCACCGAGCACTCTAGGGGAAGTGCTTGGCCCTTATAGGCTCAACAGCGTCGGAACGTACATTCAGGACCAGATGAAATTCGGCGAACGATGGCTTGTTACTCTCTCTGGACGCCATGACGACGTGAGCGGCAGGGTAGCGCCTATGGGCGGTGCTACGGATAAAAACCGCGACCGTGCTCTGACAGGCCGTTCCGGAATTACCTATCTTGCTCCGAACGGCTGGGCACCCTACGTCAGCTATGGCACCTCATTTCAACCAGCCATTGGTGTTTACGATGACTTTGAAGCGAAGGCCACAAAGGGCAATCAGTGGGAAGCGGGCGTCAAGTTTCAACCAGCAAACCGCAGGCTTCTGGTCACAGCCGCGGTCTACGATCTCAACAAGACCAATATGATCGTGACCGATCCAACTACCAATACTCGCGCTCAGGTCGGAAAAATGCGGTCGAGAGGCGTTGAGTTGGAAATCAAGGGCGACATCACCAAGAGACTTTCGCTGACGACGGCGTTTAGTTACACCGATGCAGAGGGGGTAAAGGGCAATACCTGGTATGTGAGGGAAGGTCTCGCACCGGTAAGAATTCCCAAGCAGCTTGCCTCTCTGTGGCTCAATTACAAGATGACGAGTCCACTTGTAAACGACATGAATGTCGGCGTTGGAGCGCGTTACGTTGGTAAGCGGTGGAACGACTCTTCGAACACCTCGCGACAAGGCGGACACACATTGGTCGACGCCAGCGTGAGGTACCACGTCAACTCACATTGGCGCTTGGCGGTGAACGCGACAAATCTCTTCGACCGACGCTATTTTTCGACGGGGCTCGGGAGCTGGGACTTTGGCGAGCGTCGAACACTCACTGCCACTGCTACGTACACGTGGTGA
- a CDS encoding helix-turn-helix domain-containing protein → MHIGEALRTIRVRQGRTQESVALDVGFNSANLSRLECGGQGVTLDRLMALAASLKVRASDLVKMIEGPAAIGGVQLQEEEIAYADDIQALCRAYGSLDAHYRMIGLMMIRDLAKAQRTAK, encoded by the coding sequence ATGCATATCGGAGAAGCCCTTCGCACAATTCGCGTGCGCCAAGGCAGGACTCAGGAGTCCGTTGCGCTTGACGTGGGCTTCAATTCGGCCAATCTGTCGCGATTGGAATGTGGTGGCCAAGGTGTCACGCTGGACCGCCTGATGGCCTTGGCTGCCTCTTTGAAAGTGAGGGCGTCCGATCTCGTCAAGATGATCGAAGGGCCAGCCGCAATTGGTGGAGTACAGCTGCAGGAAGAAGAAATTGCCTATGCCGACGACATTCAGGCCTTGTGTCGGGCGTACGGCAGCCTGGACGCCCATTACCGCATGATTGGGCTGATGATGATCCGGGATCTGGCGAAAGCTCAGCGCACAGCCAAATAG
- a CDS encoding lysine N(6)-hydroxylase/L-ornithine N(5)-oxygenase family protein, with translation MLVHDLIGIGFGPSNIALAIALEEARPAAPATKSLFIEQQPGFAWHPDMMLGDAHMQIAFLKDLATLRNPTSRYTFVNYLHEKQRLQDFINLKTFYPSRHEFSDYFAWAASRFAEQVAYGESVVDVRPEVRGDNVELLRIRSRDQAGRFSERLTRNLVLSIGGTPRIPPVFQHCASDDRVFHTHHYLRSIQANAHATRIALIGGGQSAAEIFLDLHGRANAPQVDLIMRARALKPADSSPYVNEVFNSEFVDHVFSQPAEARDAMLAEFRHTNYACPDPALIDQIFKIFYEQRVRGDARHQFLRRHDVIRARAAEDGVHLTLFDQNTSREVTQRYDAVVLATGYERVSHRTMLAGLAPYSEGFEVDRGYRLKTVNGFKPAVYLQGSNEPTHGLSDTLLSVTSVRGGEIAEGVLAAVRAGRTF, from the coding sequence ATGCTCGTTCACGACCTCATCGGCATAGGCTTCGGACCGTCCAACATTGCGCTTGCCATCGCCCTCGAAGAAGCCCGGCCCGCCGCCCCCGCAACCAAGTCGCTGTTCATCGAGCAACAACCCGGCTTTGCGTGGCACCCCGACATGATGCTGGGCGACGCCCACATGCAGATCGCCTTCCTGAAAGACCTGGCCACCCTGCGCAACCCCACCAGCCGCTACACCTTCGTCAACTACCTGCACGAAAAGCAGCGGCTGCAGGACTTCATCAACCTCAAAACCTTCTACCCGAGCCGTCACGAATTCAGCGACTACTTTGCCTGGGCCGCCAGCCGGTTCGCAGAACAGGTGGCCTATGGCGAAAGCGTCGTCGACGTCCGCCCCGAAGTCCGTGGCGACAACGTCGAATTGCTACGTATCAGGTCCCGTGACCAGGCAGGCCGATTTTCCGAGCGGCTGACGCGCAACCTCGTCCTCAGCATCGGCGGCACTCCGCGCATTCCTCCCGTGTTCCAACACTGCGCCAGCGACGACCGTGTCTTCCACACCCACCACTACCTTCGCAGCATCCAGGCCAACGCTCACGCCACCCGCATCGCCCTGATCGGCGGCGGCCAGAGCGCCGCCGAAATCTTCCTGGACCTGCACGGCCGCGCCAACGCGCCCCAGGTCGACCTCATCATGCGCGCCCGCGCCCTCAAGCCCGCCGACAGCAGCCCCTATGTGAACGAAGTCTTCAACAGCGAATTTGTCGACCACGTCTTCAGCCAGCCCGCCGAAGCCCGCGACGCCATGCTCGCCGAATTCCGCCACACCAACTACGCCTGCCCCGACCCCGCCCTGATCGACCAGATCTTCAAGATCTTCTACGAGCAGCGCGTGCGCGGCGACGCCCGCCACCAGTTCCTGCGCCGGCACGACGTCATCCGCGCACGGGCCGCGGAAGACGGCGTGCACCTGACGCTGTTCGACCAGAACACGTCACGTGAGGTCACGCAAAGGTACGACGCGGTGGTGCTGGCGACCGGCTACGAGCGCGTGTCGCACCGGACGATGCTCGCGGGGCTGGCGCCGTATTCGGAAGGGTTTGAAGTCGATCGGGGGTATCGGCTGAAGACAGTGAACGGCTTCAAGCCCGCGGTCTATCTGCAGGGATCCAACGAGCCGACGCATGGGTTGAGCGACACGTTGTTGTCGGTCACGTCGGTCAGGGGTGGGGAGATTGCCGAGGGGGTGTTGGCCGCGGTGCGGGCGGGGCGAACTTTCTAA
- a CDS encoding formyltransferase family protein encodes MTKKNLVYLWSMRNAAADRAGQYIPYKGDQRYMKSPLQCLVEALNDTDLGDAYVLRGVLFDDDEESERDQLALKGYGFSYRPGASWFYPPYLDVQRVRLNSLLQALPSTYRRLPLASPERPGAKRVFEARLLAVLQQLDADVVVIDGLLVILDALVRPGAPYCRRIVNIHPGITRSHSPYQRRGAHATLDALYGARGLRVTDWTTLATEPVPVVDMTGASFHYVDTGIDSGEVIVDVLNTRIHPEDTILELRWNNFHDSLFPALCEGLAVMAGLPDDSTP; translated from the coding sequence ATGACAAAAAAGAACCTGGTGTACCTGTGGTCGATGCGTAATGCCGCAGCTGACAGGGCGGGGCAATACATTCCGTACAAAGGCGATCAGCGCTACATGAAGTCGCCGCTGCAATGCCTGGTGGAGGCCTTGAACGATACGGACTTGGGCGATGCGTACGTGTTGCGGGGCGTGCTGTTCGATGACGATGAGGAATCCGAGCGCGATCAACTGGCGTTGAAGGGCTACGGCTTTTCCTATCGGCCGGGCGCGAGCTGGTTTTATCCCCCCTACCTTGACGTGCAGCGCGTGCGCCTGAACAGCCTGCTGCAGGCGCTACCGTCCACCTACCGGCGGTTGCCGCTGGCGTCGCCCGAGCGTCCGGGCGCCAAGCGTGTCTTCGAAGCACGGCTGCTGGCCGTGCTGCAGCAATTGGACGCCGACGTGGTGGTGATCGACGGATTGCTGGTGATTCTGGACGCCCTGGTCCGCCCTGGGGCACCGTACTGCCGGAGGATCGTCAACATCCATCCTGGCATTACACGTAGTCATTCGCCTTACCAGCGCCGGGGCGCGCATGCGACGCTGGACGCGCTGTACGGCGCGCGGGGTCTACGAGTCACCGATTGGACCACCCTGGCGACTGAACCGGTGCCTGTCGTCGATATGACGGGTGCGTCGTTCCATTATGTCGACACGGGCATCGATTCGGGCGAGGTGATCGTGGACGTGTTGAACACCCGGATCCATCCGGAAGACACGATTCTGGAGCTGCGCTGGAACAATTTCCATGACAGTCTTTTTCCCGCCTTGTGTGAAGGGTTGGCGGTGATGGCGGGACTGCCGGATGACTCGACGCCATGA
- a CDS encoding histone deacetylase family protein produces MKTFFNAEHAHHEGMVEMFRGEFVPCFDVPARAERVLVEMRRRGLGTMANPAPIKDEALLRVHAPRYVDFLRDAWSSWVALDPANAYRDALPSVWPVRQHRTDVVPDNFAARLGLFSFDAGTPLTQGAWRAARGGAACAIAAARHVQTGAKGAFALTRPPGHHAGYDFFGGYCFLNNAALAAQTLRDGGAERVAVLDIDYHHGNGTQSLFYERADVVYVSIHADPRTDYPFYLGHADERGCGPGEGSNVNLPLPRGTPFGVWRAALAQALHVIAEARVDALVVSLGVDTFEGDPISGFLLCSDDYLQVGEEIAYAHLPPVFVLEGGYAVDAIGVNVANVLEGYVACQS; encoded by the coding sequence ATGAAGACATTCTTCAATGCCGAGCACGCACACCACGAGGGGATGGTGGAGATGTTTCGCGGCGAGTTCGTGCCGTGTTTCGATGTGCCTGCGCGTGCTGAACGCGTGTTGGTCGAGATGCGGCGGCGCGGCCTGGGAACGATGGCGAATCCGGCGCCGATCAAGGATGAAGCGTTGTTGCGAGTGCACGCGCCGCGTTATGTGGACTTCTTGCGGGATGCCTGGTCGTCGTGGGTGGCGCTGGATCCGGCCAATGCCTATCGTGACGCGTTGCCGTCGGTATGGCCGGTGCGTCAGCATCGAACTGACGTGGTGCCAGACAATTTTGCCGCACGGTTGGGTTTGTTTTCGTTCGACGCAGGCACACCGCTCACGCAGGGCGCATGGCGGGCCGCACGGGGTGGGGCGGCATGTGCCATTGCTGCCGCCCGGCATGTGCAGACGGGCGCCAAGGGCGCGTTTGCACTTACGCGTCCGCCGGGTCATCACGCGGGCTACGACTTTTTTGGCGGCTATTGTTTTCTGAACAATGCAGCGTTGGCGGCGCAGACCCTGCGGGATGGGGGCGCGGAACGGGTGGCGGTGCTGGACATTGACTACCACCATGGCAACGGCACCCAGTCGTTGTTCTATGAACGTGCCGATGTGGTCTATGTCAGCATCCACGCGGATCCCCGTACGGACTATCCGTTCTATCTTGGCCATGCGGATGAACGGGGCTGCGGGCCGGGGGAGGGGAGTAATGTCAATCTGCCATTGCCGCGTGGCACGCCGTTTGGCGTGTGGCGGGCGGCGCTTGCCCAGGCCCTGCATGTGATTGCCGAAGCCAGGGTGGACGCGTTGGTCGTGTCGCTGGGCGTCGATACCTTCGAAGGGGATCCGATTTCGGGCTTCCTGCTCTGTAGTGATGATTACCTGCAGGTTGGCGAGGAAATTGCCTACGCACATTTGCCGCCGGTCTTTGTGCTGGAAGGGGGCTATGCGGTGGACGCGATTGGTGTGAATGTAGCGAACGTTCTGGAAGGATATGTAGCGTGTCAGTCATGA